The following proteins are co-located in the Corynebacterium kalinowskii genome:
- a CDS encoding methylenetetrahydrofolate reductase: MAQTRQIPISSLLSNSTDVMFSVEFMPPRDDAAEQRLWNAATTFKDLGAAFGSVTYGAGGSTRERTFRIAQRLTELPLNTLVHLTLVEHSHAELVSILEDYASAGLTNLLALRGDPPGDPLGEWMKAPDGLEYTSELIELVRATDHSRDFDLGIAAFPEGHHRAESLELDTAYTLAKLRAGAEYAITQVFFDVEHFLRLRDRLAAADPVAGAKPIIPGIMPITSLRSVQRQIELSGATMNPEVGERLERAALSGDAAVREEGIRISTELAERLIAEGAPDLHFMTMNFAKATHQVLHNLGMAPQWS, translated from the coding sequence ATGGCTCAAACACGACAGATACCGATCTCATCCCTCTTGTCTAATTCCACAGACGTGATGTTTTCTGTCGAGTTCATGCCCCCGCGTGATGACGCCGCCGAACAACGCCTTTGGAATGCAGCCACAACCTTCAAAGACTTAGGGGCTGCTTTTGGCTCAGTGACATACGGTGCAGGAGGATCTACCCGCGAGCGTACCTTTCGCATCGCCCAGCGTCTCACTGAACTGCCACTGAACACACTCGTCCATTTGACCCTGGTCGAGCACTCCCACGCCGAGCTCGTGTCCATCCTGGAGGATTACGCGTCCGCAGGGCTGACCAACCTGCTCGCGTTGCGTGGCGATCCGCCCGGCGATCCCCTCGGTGAGTGGATGAAGGCGCCAGACGGGTTGGAGTACACCAGCGAACTTATCGAGCTCGTTCGCGCCACCGATCACTCCAGGGACTTTGACCTTGGCATCGCGGCCTTCCCAGAAGGGCATCACCGCGCCGAATCCTTGGAATTGGACACCGCTTACACCTTGGCAAAGCTGCGCGCCGGCGCAGAGTATGCCATCACTCAGGTGTTCTTTGATGTCGAGCACTTCCTCCGGTTGCGCGATCGGCTGGCTGCCGCGGATCCGGTTGCTGGCGCGAAGCCGATCATTCCGGGCATCATGCCGATCACCTCTCTGCGCTCGGTCCAACGACAGATTGAGCTGTCTGGGGCTACGATGAACCCCGAAGTGGGGGAGCGACTCGAGCGAGCAGCACTGAGTGGTGACGCTGCTGTGCGCGAGGAAGGCATTCGCATTTCGACGGAATTGGCCGAGCGACTCATCGCCGAAGGTGCCCCTGACCTGCATTTCATGACCATGAATTTTGCTAAGGCAACCCACCAAGTGCTGCATAACCTTGGTATGGCTCCGCAGTGGTCCTAG
- a CDS encoding Rv2175c family DNA-binding protein, whose translation MSSIPSAQDVLSADEPLLTIPDFAERMGVVVTKVMHLLRDHQIIAVTRDGVKYVPEQFLAKDGTLVKFVPGVIALLADGGYTDEEIMEYLFTEDDSLPGRPVDALHGHLAREVMRRAQSMGF comes from the coding sequence GTGAGCTCTATTCCTTCCGCCCAAGACGTACTTTCCGCAGACGAACCACTCCTGACGATCCCAGATTTCGCTGAACGCATGGGGGTCGTAGTCACCAAGGTCATGCACCTGCTGCGCGACCACCAGATCATCGCAGTCACTCGCGATGGTGTGAAGTACGTGCCCGAGCAGTTCCTGGCAAAAGACGGGACGCTGGTGAAGTTTGTTCCCGGTGTCATCGCACTACTTGCAGATGGTGGCTACACCGACGAAGAGATCATGGAGTATCTCTTCACAGAAGATGACTCCTTGCCTGGGCGTCCGGTAGACGCACTCCACGGCCATCTTGCGCGCGAGGTCATGCGACGCGCGCAGTCCATGGGCTTCTAG
- a CDS encoding glycosyltransferase 87 family protein — translation MKNIPRRFDAPWPVPLAVLGLLAVFVSLAITRFRGYPIDYKTPIDLEVYVQGGLLALHGTDLYANGVPAGGITLPFTYPPFAALVFATFSWLPFPLIVIGYYLAGIGCAVLIARWLKVNPLLMLVLLMCTQPGFASFSFGQVNLFLMTLILADAVDKRPSWLPRGALIGIAAAIKVTPAIFLLWFLVRRDTRGFLGVLGGGAAVTLLAAAIKPHDTWTYFTSALLDSSRVGGIDYIHNASLTGVLARLGMESMAKPAIVLALLFGAWVAYRVAKQGDDLLALCVVAAIGLLVSPISWTHHFTWLPVLLIVGIRAGMPRAFGWWIVLATTLGLLVTSAGSWIAAVGVAQYSLVLLAVFIYFARAESTAKETTPASA, via the coding sequence GTGAAAAACATTCCACGCAGATTCGACGCCCCTTGGCCCGTACCGCTTGCGGTGCTCGGTCTCCTCGCAGTATTCGTCAGCCTCGCGATCACCAGATTCCGCGGCTACCCCATCGATTACAAAACCCCCATCGATTTAGAGGTTTATGTCCAGGGCGGTCTGCTCGCCCTCCACGGCACCGACCTGTATGCCAACGGCGTTCCGGCCGGTGGCATCACCCTCCCCTTCACCTACCCACCGTTCGCGGCTTTGGTGTTCGCCACCTTCTCGTGGCTGCCCTTCCCGCTCATCGTTATCGGCTATTACCTCGCTGGTATCGGCTGCGCCGTGTTGATCGCGCGCTGGTTGAAGGTGAACCCCCTGCTGATGCTTGTCCTCCTGATGTGCACCCAGCCAGGATTCGCCTCGTTCAGCTTTGGACAGGTCAATCTGTTTCTGATGACGTTGATCCTGGCCGATGCCGTCGATAAGCGGCCGTCTTGGCTCCCACGCGGTGCGTTGATCGGCATCGCCGCCGCGATCAAGGTGACCCCGGCGATCTTCCTCCTGTGGTTCCTAGTGCGTCGCGACACCCGAGGTTTCTTGGGAGTCCTCGGCGGCGGCGCAGCTGTAACGCTGCTCGCTGCTGCCATCAAGCCCCACGACACCTGGACCTACTTCACTTCCGCCCTACTCGATTCCAGCCGAGTGGGTGGCATCGATTACATCCACAACGCTTCCCTGACCGGTGTGCTCGCACGCCTGGGAATGGAATCAATGGCCAAGCCCGCTATCGTCTTGGCGCTGCTCTTCGGCGCATGGGTGGCTTACCGAGTAGCTAAGCAAGGCGACGACCTCCTGGCGCTGTGCGTTGTCGCTGCGATCGGCCTGCTGGTCAGCCCGATCAGCTGGACGCACCACTTCACCTGGCTACCGGTTCTGCTGATCGTTGGCATTCGCGCCGGCATGCCACGCGCTTTTGGGTGGTGGATCGTCTTGGCCACCACCCTGGGGCTCCTGGTCACGAGCGCGGGATCGTGGATCGCAGCGGTAGGTGTTGCCCAGTACTCGCTCGTCTTGCTGGCAGTGTTCATCTATTTCGCTCGCGCTGAGAGCACAGCGAAGGAGACCACGCCTGCCTCGGCATGA
- a CDS encoding polyadenylate-specific 3'-exoribonuclease AS: MRYFYDTEFIEDGKTIELVSIGIVAEDGREYYAVSSQFDASRANSWVRANVLSQLPNPSDPVWKSLDTIRREVYQFLTSASTAPQLWAWVGAYDHVVLAQMWGNMTGLPKELPRFTHEMKQYWELAGKPKLPPTPSGNHDALVDARHNAAKFAACMAALPLTANNAAQ, translated from the coding sequence GTGCGCTACTTCTATGACACAGAATTCATCGAAGACGGAAAAACCATCGAGCTAGTTTCCATCGGAATCGTCGCCGAGGATGGCCGCGAGTACTACGCGGTGTCCTCTCAATTCGATGCCAGCCGGGCCAATTCCTGGGTGCGAGCCAACGTCCTGTCGCAGCTGCCGAACCCGAGTGACCCAGTGTGGAAGTCCCTGGACACCATCCGGCGTGAGGTATATCAGTTCTTGACGTCGGCAAGCACTGCGCCGCAACTGTGGGCATGGGTGGGCGCCTATGACCACGTCGTGCTCGCCCAAATGTGGGGCAACATGACGGGGCTTCCTAAGGAGCTGCCACGCTTCACCCACGAGATGAAGCAATATTGGGAGCTGGCGGGCAAACCGAAGTTGCCACCGACACCGTCTGGGAATCATGACGCGCTTGTCGACGCCCGGCACAACGCAGCCAAGTTCGCTGCCTGCATGGCTGCTTTACCCCTGACTGCCAACAACGCTGCACAATAG
- a CDS encoding class II 3-deoxy-7-phosphoheptulonate synthase: MSWTVDIPVHELPSLPPLPPGLEERWRDVISRDAKQQPTWDEKHSAAVRRILETVPPIVVPQEIRVLKQQLADVALGKAFLLQGGDCAETFESNTEQHIKANIKTLLQMAVVLTYGASTPVVKMARIAGQYAKPRSSDLDANGLPNYRGDIVNGVEATPEARRHDPARMIRAYANASAAMNLVRALTSSGTADLRSLHEWNREFVQNSPAGARYEALAREIEAGLRFMDACGVDDPGLRAADIFASHEALLVDYERAMLRLDESQEEIWDVSAHQLWIGERTRGIEDFHVNFAAMIANPVGIKIGPTITPEEAVAYVEKLDPNNEPGRVTMVARMGHDKVRTVLPGIIQAVEETGHKVIWQSDPMHGNTYTSSNGYKTRHFDKVIDEVQGFFEVHRALGTHPGGIHIELTGENVTECLGGAEDITDVDLPGRYESACDPRLNTQQSLELSFLVAEMLRNQRS, encoded by the coding sequence GTGAGTTGGACAGTTGATATTCCCGTACATGAATTGCCAAGCCTGCCTCCGCTGCCACCAGGACTGGAGGAGCGCTGGCGTGACGTAATTTCCCGGGATGCCAAGCAGCAGCCAACCTGGGACGAAAAGCACTCCGCTGCCGTGCGTCGCATTTTGGAGACGGTGCCACCGATCGTGGTCCCGCAAGAAATTCGCGTGCTCAAGCAGCAGCTGGCGGACGTGGCGCTCGGCAAGGCGTTCCTGCTGCAAGGCGGCGACTGCGCCGAGACCTTCGAGAGCAACACAGAGCAGCACATCAAAGCGAATATCAAGACGCTGCTGCAGATGGCTGTGGTCCTCACCTATGGTGCGTCCACACCGGTGGTGAAGATGGCTCGTATCGCCGGTCAGTACGCCAAGCCACGTTCGTCCGACCTTGATGCCAACGGCTTGCCGAACTACCGTGGCGACATCGTCAACGGTGTCGAGGCCACGCCGGAGGCGCGTCGGCATGACCCAGCCCGCATGATTCGCGCCTACGCGAACGCCTCGGCAGCGATGAACCTCGTTCGAGCCCTGACTAGCTCCGGCACCGCTGACCTGCGCAGTCTGCATGAGTGGAACCGCGAATTCGTGCAGAACTCGCCAGCCGGTGCTCGCTACGAAGCACTCGCACGCGAAATCGAAGCTGGACTGCGCTTCATGGACGCTTGTGGCGTTGACGATCCAGGCCTGCGTGCCGCTGATATTTTCGCCTCCCACGAGGCGCTGTTGGTGGACTACGAGCGGGCCATGCTTCGACTGGACGAGAGCCAGGAGGAGATCTGGGATGTGTCGGCGCACCAGCTCTGGATCGGTGAGCGCACCCGCGGCATCGAAGACTTCCACGTGAATTTTGCTGCGATGATCGCTAATCCAGTGGGCATCAAGATCGGTCCAACGATTACTCCAGAAGAAGCCGTTGCTTACGTGGAAAAGCTGGATCCGAACAACGAGCCGGGGCGCGTGACGATGGTGGCGCGCATGGGACATGACAAGGTCCGCACCGTGCTTCCAGGGATCATCCAGGCTGTCGAGGAAACCGGCCACAAGGTCATCTGGCAGTCGGATCCGATGCACGGCAACACTTACACGTCGTCCAACGGCTACAAGACCCGTCACTTTGACAAGGTGATTGATGAAGTTCAGGGCTTCTTCGAGGTTCACCGCGCGCTGGGTACCCACCCGGGCGGTATCCACATCGAGCTCACTGGCGAAAATGTCACTGAATGTCTCGGCGGCGCCGAGGACATCACCGACGTGGACCTGCCAGGTCGCTACGAATCGGCCTGCGACCCACGTCTGAACACGCAGCAGTCGTTGGAACTGTCCTTCCTCGTGGCTGAGATGCTGCGAAACCAGCGCAGCTAG
- a CDS encoding acyltransferase family protein, whose translation MQQTQTRTKQYLEWPDAARGLSILGVLFLHATLAVPNGEFSVPAKINAFLDPMRMPLFFVVSGFLAAKVLHFSMGEVVWKRLWFIAVPYLVWAPIELWLKYVEWHTFLGDQAPTWDMVFTATKEGASLLWFLYCLVAVTAFAWATRALSTPLALAASFAPLVFLLYPERPVIIGHVMLYLPIFMIGVRLKDLIAWFAQHALHPLGLAITAVAYWVQQTINHAWQTSWGVDFQGIGIAGLATLGFDDTELLVRVVVRILTLPAALTLAVALTKVPLVFPMLRFFGRNTLVLYIGHGFGLTLLFNYQVLFSGLTFEIGAANPLHNATVWVWACVAFSLLGGMVFHGISRIPVVGWSVKPPAVYHRLFPGSGQLLRDGHTRLLLKYPTSK comes from the coding sequence GTGCAACAGACCCAAACGAGAACGAAGCAGTACCTCGAGTGGCCTGATGCAGCCCGGGGACTATCGATACTTGGTGTCCTGTTCTTGCACGCCACTCTTGCAGTCCCCAATGGCGAGTTCAGCGTTCCCGCCAAAATCAATGCATTTCTCGATCCGATGCGAATGCCGCTGTTCTTCGTCGTGAGCGGATTCCTTGCAGCTAAAGTGCTGCATTTTTCGATGGGTGAAGTTGTCTGGAAACGACTGTGGTTCATCGCCGTGCCTTATCTGGTGTGGGCACCTATCGAGCTGTGGCTCAAGTATGTTGAGTGGCACACTTTCCTCGGCGATCAAGCGCCCACCTGGGACATGGTGTTTACCGCAACCAAGGAGGGCGCCTCGCTACTGTGGTTCCTCTATTGTCTCGTGGCAGTGACCGCTTTTGCCTGGGCAACGCGGGCACTGAGTACCCCGCTGGCGCTCGCAGCGAGCTTCGCGCCGCTCGTCTTCCTGCTCTATCCTGAGCGGCCGGTGATCATCGGCCACGTCATGTTGTACCTGCCCATCTTCATGATTGGCGTCAGGTTGAAAGACCTCATCGCATGGTTTGCGCAGCATGCACTGCACCCGCTCGGACTTGCCATCACCGCGGTGGCTTACTGGGTGCAGCAGACTATTAATCACGCCTGGCAGACCAGTTGGGGTGTCGATTTCCAAGGTATCGGTATCGCAGGCCTTGCCACACTGGGCTTTGATGACACCGAACTTCTCGTCCGGGTGGTCGTGCGCATCCTCACCTTGCCGGCAGCACTGACCTTGGCTGTAGCGCTGACGAAAGTCCCGTTGGTCTTCCCGATGCTCCGCTTCTTCGGCCGCAACACCCTCGTGCTCTACATCGGACACGGCTTTGGCCTGACCTTGCTGTTCAACTACCAGGTCCTCTTCAGTGGCCTGACCTTCGAAATTGGGGCGGCTAACCCACTGCACAACGCCACCGTGTGGGTGTGGGCGTGCGTGGCGTTCAGCCTGCTCGGCGGCATGGTGTTCCACGGCATTTCGCGCATTCCGGTGGTGGGCTGGAGCGTGAAACCGCCCGCGGTCTACCACCGCCTTTTCCCGGGATCGGGGCAACTGCTTCGCGACGGCCACACCCGACTACTGTTGAAGTATCCCACCAGCAAATAA
- a CDS encoding polyprenyl synthetase family protein translates to MTVSDAEKLTLSEFPAAVSSCLEEFFNSKRDMVMEIDPIVSQAVTLLEDMVLGGGKRMRPMFAWTGYWGAKGHEAENPNAVLRAVSALEFIQACALIHDDIIDASDTRRGSPTVHRRVEALHGTNDWKGDAADFGTGVAILIGDLALSWAEEMLQTSGLSCEALARVREPWSAMKTEVIAGQILDISVESSGNEDPDIAEKVNRFKTAAYTIERPLHIGAALADAPAPLIDAYRAFGHDIGIAFQLRDDLLGVFGDPSVTGKPAGDDLREGKRTVLFAEALKAADATDPAQAAALRAGIGATADPKELAELAGIIRELGAEDVVEKRIAELTTSGLAHLDAADMPDKLRTSLHELAIRATKRAV, encoded by the coding sequence GTGACTGTCTCAGATGCTGAGAAACTGACGCTTTCGGAATTCCCTGCTGCAGTCAGCAGCTGCCTCGAGGAGTTCTTTAATTCCAAGCGTGACATGGTGATGGAGATCGATCCCATCGTCTCTCAGGCAGTTACGCTTCTAGAGGACATGGTTCTCGGCGGAGGCAAGCGCATGCGCCCTATGTTCGCCTGGACCGGCTACTGGGGCGCCAAGGGGCACGAGGCCGAGAACCCCAATGCTGTGTTGCGAGCAGTCTCAGCGCTGGAGTTCATCCAGGCGTGCGCTCTGATTCATGATGACATCATCGATGCCTCCGACACCCGCCGTGGCTCCCCCACGGTGCACCGCCGTGTGGAAGCTCTCCATGGCACCAACGATTGGAAGGGCGATGCTGCCGACTTTGGCACCGGCGTCGCCATCCTCATCGGCGATCTCGCGCTGTCATGGGCTGAGGAAATGCTGCAAACTTCCGGGCTCTCCTGCGAGGCTCTGGCGCGAGTGCGCGAACCCTGGAGCGCAATGAAGACCGAAGTCATCGCTGGCCAAATCCTCGATATCTCAGTCGAAAGCTCGGGCAACGAAGACCCTGACATTGCGGAAAAGGTCAACCGGTTCAAGACCGCCGCGTACACCATCGAGCGCCCGCTCCACATCGGTGCCGCGCTTGCCGACGCCCCAGCCCCGCTTATCGACGCCTACCGCGCCTTCGGCCACGACATCGGCATCGCATTCCAACTTCGCGACGACCTCCTCGGTGTCTTCGGAGACCCTTCCGTCACCGGCAAGCCAGCAGGCGACGACCTGCGCGAAGGCAAGCGCACCGTCTTGTTCGCCGAAGCCCTCAAGGCTGCTGATGCCACCGACCCTGCTCAGGCTGCCGCCTTGCGCGCCGGAATCGGTGCCACCGCGGATCCGAAGGAGCTCGCGGAACTAGCAGGCATTATTCGCGAGTTGGGGGCGGAAGATGTCGTCGAAAAGCGCATTGCAGAGCTCACTACCTCCGGGCTCGCGCACTTGGACGCGGCCGACATGCCGGACAAGCTGCGTACCTCGCTCCATGAGCTAGCTATTCGGGCAACGAAGCGCGCGGTCTAA
- the pknB gene encoding Stk1 family PASTA domain-containing Ser/Thr kinase: MSSVQVGDIVDDRYRLDAQIAKGGMSTVFRGEDLRLGRAVAVKVMDDRYLDDAIFRSRFVREAKSMALLSHPNIVDVYDFNSTGAHVYLVMELISGGTLRELLAERGPMPPHAATQVMRGLLTGLSVAHQQGLVHRDIKPDNVLISQDHRVKLTDFGLVRAVAQSDRTSDQIVGTVSYLSPEQVGGETIGPESDVYSAGILLFELLTGTTPFTGDTQLAHAMQRLTNDVPAPSSRIEGVPALFDELVAAATHRDPDERFPTAAQFLAALEDVATELALPSFKVPVPRNTAVARATEVVTPRPAPAVPQSTSILPPYEPPAPPVASAPETAAFPVLPPTPEAPAAPIVPRTEQYLPEVRPPQEVEVAFEEPKPVSNRSPIKLLAWLMVVVMLIAAVAVGGWWFGSGRYGEIPQILGLDKDTAVAKVVEAGFAPVVSEIYSDDVPVGQAVGTEPPFGQRVPRSDEVAVLVSKGQPTVPAVPLNGDIAAFRHSLEERTLSLAFGEDAYSDTIPVGGIAAVSPAAGVTVHTGSTVTAQISKGPAPVEVPDVTGKDQATATSLLSAAGLSVRSVTEAFSSQHPKGAVISTTPGAGSKLSRGSEVELKVSNALEVPDVEGLSLEEATTELTGLGFVVVTEETNDAREVPHEVVGMSKKEGDLVNPEAAQITLKIAGRVKVTSVTGLSVEEATQKLQDQGLNVAVRRAGDHVLIQSPRAGAKVAPGDTIELTAI, translated from the coding sequence ATGAGCTCTGTACAGGTAGGCGACATCGTTGACGATCGCTATCGCTTGGACGCGCAGATCGCCAAGGGAGGCATGTCCACGGTTTTCCGTGGCGAAGACCTTCGGCTGGGGCGCGCCGTTGCGGTAAAAGTCATGGACGACCGCTACCTTGACGACGCCATCTTCCGCAGCCGCTTCGTCCGCGAAGCCAAGTCCATGGCGCTGCTCAGCCATCCCAACATCGTGGACGTGTACGACTTCAACTCCACTGGTGCCCATGTTTACCTGGTGATGGAACTTATTTCTGGTGGTACCCTCCGCGAACTTCTCGCCGAGCGAGGCCCGATGCCACCCCACGCAGCGACCCAGGTCATGCGAGGCCTGCTCACTGGACTATCGGTGGCTCATCAGCAAGGTCTCGTCCACCGCGATATCAAGCCGGATAACGTCCTGATCAGCCAAGATCACCGCGTGAAGCTCACTGACTTTGGGCTAGTGCGCGCTGTCGCGCAGTCTGATCGCACCTCAGATCAGATCGTCGGCACCGTCTCCTACCTCTCTCCAGAACAGGTCGGCGGTGAGACCATCGGCCCCGAGTCTGACGTGTACTCGGCCGGTATCCTCCTTTTCGAGCTCCTCACCGGCACCACCCCTTTCACCGGCGACACTCAACTCGCCCATGCCATGCAGCGACTCACCAACGATGTTCCGGCCCCCAGCTCCCGCATCGAGGGCGTGCCAGCGCTTTTCGACGAGCTGGTTGCCGCTGCCACTCATCGCGACCCAGACGAACGCTTTCCTACGGCAGCGCAGTTCCTTGCTGCCCTTGAGGACGTCGCCACCGAATTGGCACTGCCATCCTTCAAAGTCCCGGTACCTCGCAATACCGCGGTCGCTCGTGCCACTGAGGTGGTTACTCCGCGTCCGGCACCGGCAGTGCCACAATCGACCAGTATCCTGCCTCCCTATGAGCCTCCTGCGCCACCGGTGGCATCAGCTCCGGAAACGGCAGCATTCCCGGTGCTCCCACCCACGCCCGAGGCACCTGCGGCACCAATCGTCCCTCGGACGGAGCAGTACCTTCCCGAGGTTAGGCCACCGCAAGAGGTGGAGGTTGCCTTCGAAGAACCAAAACCGGTGAGCAATCGCTCACCGATCAAGCTGTTGGCGTGGCTGATGGTCGTCGTCATGCTCATCGCTGCAGTCGCCGTGGGCGGTTGGTGGTTCGGATCCGGACGCTATGGTGAAATCCCACAGATTCTGGGCCTGGATAAGGACACCGCGGTAGCCAAAGTTGTTGAAGCTGGGTTCGCGCCCGTGGTGAGTGAAATCTATTCGGACGATGTGCCGGTGGGACAGGCGGTGGGTACTGAACCCCCTTTTGGTCAACGAGTACCGCGCTCTGACGAAGTCGCGGTACTCGTCTCCAAGGGCCAGCCGACTGTTCCTGCGGTTCCCCTGAACGGTGATATTGCCGCGTTTCGGCACTCGCTAGAAGAGCGAACCCTCAGCCTTGCTTTCGGAGAAGATGCCTATTCTGACACCATTCCCGTCGGCGGCATCGCTGCGGTGTCACCGGCTGCTGGAGTGACGGTTCATACGGGGTCCACGGTAACGGCGCAGATCAGCAAGGGCCCGGCCCCGGTCGAGGTCCCGGACGTCACTGGCAAAGATCAGGCAACCGCAACTTCGCTCCTTAGCGCAGCAGGCCTGAGCGTTCGCTCGGTCACCGAAGCTTTTTCTTCCCAGCATCCCAAGGGTGCTGTCATCTCCACCACACCAGGAGCAGGCTCCAAGCTGTCCCGTGGCTCCGAAGTAGAGCTAAAGGTATCCAATGCCTTGGAAGTGCCCGACGTGGAGGGACTGAGCCTGGAGGAAGCCACTACGGAGCTGACAGGACTGGGATTCGTCGTGGTGACCGAAGAAACTAACGACGCCCGCGAAGTGCCGCACGAGGTTGTTGGTATGAGTAAGAAAGAGGGCGACTTGGTTAACCCCGAAGCAGCACAAATAACACTTAAGATAGCGGGTCGGGTTAAGGTAACTTCCGTGACAGGACTGAGTGTTGAAGAGGCGACGCAGAAACTGCAAGATCAAGGCCTCAATGTAGCGGTGCGCCGAGCTGGCGACCATGTACTTATTCAATCCCCGCGGGCCGGAGCAAAAGTGGCCCCAGGCGACACGATCGAGCTGACGGCGATCTAG
- a CDS encoding alpha-(1->6)-mannopyranosyltransferase A: MTSLSRLRWLGVGFSLCIALASFGAGAVRNRGGVLEELGLSFFSYGHGAGICNALLWLGMFGFIGTWALLGRALRTTPLEMRELHVLMMWWLAPLLIAAPILSRDVYSYLMQGAMLRDGFDPYTQGAAVNPGPMLLEVSHDWRNTTTPYGPLHLWIGEIITGLVGDNVTLGVLLYKLVSICGFVLIAWSVPQIARELGGSDRWAYWLGVMNPVMVFHLIGGMHNESLMVGLVGIGVLAALRGRFITAVVCIAVSVSLKATAVIALPFVVWMAMRALAERWGATTWPKKFGAFVASGAWMTVLTVAVVGAVTWVSGASWGWISQISGNSKVINPLALPSLIASLLTPVGEVINEDLKYNTILAVTRPLSQVLMLLGLVAAWWLFRQDRTRAVMGIVAAYAVAVVFNAVTLPWYYTSLLNLVGTFPAKEKLHRVVTMLSIVIAASFSGSGNHMLYNLGWMTIVLVFAWVLTGWVFRADDAKAKN; the protein is encoded by the coding sequence GTGACCTCCCTTTCTCGCCTCCGCTGGTTGGGCGTTGGTTTCTCGCTGTGCATCGCGCTTGCATCGTTTGGCGCAGGTGCCGTCCGCAACCGCGGCGGCGTTCTGGAGGAGCTGGGCTTATCCTTCTTTTCTTATGGCCATGGCGCCGGAATCTGCAACGCCCTGTTGTGGCTGGGTATGTTCGGCTTCATCGGCACTTGGGCCCTGTTGGGGCGCGCGCTCCGCACCACGCCGCTGGAGATGCGGGAGCTGCATGTGCTGATGATGTGGTGGCTCGCGCCGTTGCTGATTGCCGCCCCGATTCTGTCTCGCGACGTCTACTCCTACCTCATGCAGGGCGCGATGCTTCGCGACGGCTTCGACCCCTATACCCAAGGCGCCGCCGTCAACCCCGGCCCGATGCTGCTCGAAGTCAGCCATGACTGGCGCAACACAACTACGCCCTACGGCCCACTCCACTTATGGATTGGCGAGATCATCACAGGTCTGGTCGGCGACAATGTGACGCTAGGAGTGCTGCTCTACAAGCTGGTGTCCATCTGTGGCTTTGTATTGATCGCATGGTCGGTGCCACAGATTGCTCGTGAGCTCGGTGGCAGTGATCGCTGGGCATATTGGCTGGGTGTGATGAACCCGGTGATGGTATTCCACCTGATTGGTGGCATGCATAACGAATCTCTCATGGTCGGGCTGGTGGGCATCGGTGTTCTCGCGGCGCTGCGAGGACGCTTCATCACCGCAGTCGTGTGCATCGCGGTCTCCGTCTCCCTCAAAGCCACCGCAGTCATTGCGCTGCCCTTCGTGGTGTGGATGGCCATGCGTGCGCTAGCCGAACGTTGGGGGGCCACGACCTGGCCGAAGAAGTTCGGGGCGTTTGTTGCCTCTGGTGCGTGGATGACCGTCTTGACGGTAGCCGTGGTCGGCGCTGTCACCTGGGTCTCCGGGGCGTCGTGGGGCTGGATTTCCCAGATTTCCGGCAATTCGAAAGTGATCAACCCGCTGGCGCTGCCATCACTCATTGCCAGCTTGCTCACCCCAGTGGGTGAAGTCATTAACGAGGACCTGAAGTACAACACGATCCTCGCGGTAACCCGTCCACTTTCCCAAGTTTTGATGCTGCTCGGATTAGTTGCGGCATGGTGGTTGTTTCGGCAGGATCGGACGCGCGCGGTCATGGGAATCGTCGCAGCGTACGCCGTCGCAGTAGTTTTTAACGCAGTCACCCTGCCGTGGTACTACACCAGTTTGCTCAATCTGGTGGGCACCTTCCCTGCCAAGGAAAAGCTGCACCGCGTGGTCACCATGCTGTCTATTGTGATTGCCGCGTCTTTTTCCGGCAGCGGCAATCACATGTTGTACAACTTAGGCTGGATGACGATCGTGCTTGTCTTCGCCTGGGTGCTCACCGGCTGGGTCTTCCGCGCGGACGATGCCAAAGCGAAAAACTAG